A DNA window from Chiroxiphia lanceolata isolate bChiLan1 chromosome 6, bChiLan1.pri, whole genome shotgun sequence contains the following coding sequences:
- the ALDH6A1 gene encoding methylmalonate-semialdehyde dehydrogenase [acylating], mitochondrial — MAAAAARGVWGGRRRVALRLPRRAGAPWSSAVAASFSSSSVPTTKLFIDGKFIESKTTEWIDIHNPATNEVVGRVPKATANEMEAAVASCKKAFWNWSETSVLSRQQIFLRYQQLIKDNLKEISKLITFEQGKTLADAEGDVFRGLQVVEHACSVTSLILGETMPSITKDMDTYTYRLPLGVCAGIAPFNFPAMIPLWMFPMAMVCGNTFLMKPSERVPGALMFLAKLFQDAGAPDGTLNIIHGQHEAVNFICDHPDIRAISFVGSNQAGEYIYERGSQNGKRVQANMGAKNHGVVMPDANKENTLNQLVGAAFGAAGQRCMALSTAILVGEAQKWLPELVDRAKNLRVNAGDQPGADLGPLISPQAKERVCRIIEKGVKEGASLLLDGRNVRVKGYENGNFVGPTILAKVKPNMTCYKEEIFGPVLVVMEADTLDDAIEMVNNNPYGNGTAIFTTNGATARKYSHLVDVGQVGVNVPIPVPLPMFSFTGSRASFRGDTNFYGKQGVQFYTQLKTIISQWKEEDATIAKPAVVMPTMGN, encoded by the exons atggcggcggcggcggcgcggggagTCTGGGGCGGGCGGCGCCGAGTGGCCCTCAGG CTGCCACGGAGAGCCGGTGCCCCCTGGAGCAGCGCAGTCGCcgcctccttctcctcctcctcggtG CCAACAACCAAACTCTTCATTGATGGGAAATTTATTGAGTCCAAAACTACTGAATGGATTGATATCCACAACCCG gcCACAAATGAAGTGGTGGGCCGTGTACCAAAAGCCACAGCAAATGAGATGGAAGCAGCTGTGGCTTCTTGCAAAAAGGCTTTTTGGAACTGGTCAGAAACATCTGTTTTGAGCCGTCAGCAAATCTTTCTGCGTTATCAACAACTGATCAAAGACAATCTG aaagaaatttccAAACTCATCACCTTTGAGCAAGGGAAGACCCTGGCTGATGCTGAGGGAGATGTGTTCCGAGGGCTTC AGGTGGTTGAACATGCTTGCAGTGTGACATCCCTCATACTTGGAGAGACCATGCCCTCCATCACTAAAGACATGGACACTTACACCTACCGTCTGCCTCTGGGTGTGTGTGCTGGAATCGCACCGTTCAATTTCCCAGCCATGATTCCTCTTTGGATGTTCCCCATGGCTATGGTTTGTGGGAACACCTTCTTGATGAAACCATCTGAGCGTGTACCAGGAGCACTCATGTTCCTTGCCAAGCTCTTTCAGGATGCTGGTGCCCCCGATGGGACCCTGAATATTATCCATGGACAACATGAAG CTGTGAATTTCATTTGTGACCATCCGGATATCAGAGCAATCAGCTTTGTGGGATCTAATCAGGCTGGCGAGTACATCTATGAGAGAGGATCCCAGAATGGCAAGAGAGTCCAGGCCAACATG GGAGCCAAGAACCATGGAGTGGTGATGCCTGATGCCAATAAAGAGAACACCTTGAACCAGCTGGTTGGAGCTGCTTTTGGAGCAGCTGGCCAACGCTGCATGGCCCTGTCTACAGCAATTCTAGTGGGAGAAGCTCAGAAATGGTTGCCAGAGCTTGTGGACAGAGCCAAAAATCTACGTGTAAATGCAG GAGACCAGCCTGGAGCAGACCTAGGGCCTCTAATCAGTCCCCAAGCTAAGGAACGGGTTTGCCGTATAATTGAGAAAGGAGTAAAAGAAGGTGCCAGCCTTCTCCTGGATGGACGTAATGTCAGAGTGAAGGGTTATGAAAATGGCAATTTTGTTGGGCCAACAATCCTTGCCAAAGTCAAG CCAAACATGACTTGTTACAAGGAGGAAATCTTTGGGCCTGTCTTAGTGGTTATGGAAGCAGACACTTTGGATGATGCCATTGAGATGGTGAACAATAACCCTTATGGAAATGGAACTGCTATCTTCACCACAAATGGAGCCACAGCTCGGAAGTATTCTCACTTAGTAGATGTGGGGCAG GTGGGTGTCAATGTTCCAATCCCAGTACCTCTGCCCATGTTCTCTTTCACTGGCTCTCGTGCCTCTTTCAGAGGGGACACCAATTTCTACGGCAAACAG gGAGTGCAGTTCTATACACAGCTGAAAACCATCATTTCCCAATGGAAAGAGGAAGATGCCACCATTGCCAAGCCTGCTGTCGTTATGCCAACTATGGGAAACTAA
- the LIN52 gene encoding protein lin-52 homolog isoform X3 produces the protein MAAPADGADLEASLLSFEKLDRASPDLWPEQLPGVAEFAASFKSPITSSPPKWMAELENDDIDMLKELGSLTTANLMEKVRGLQNLAYQLGLDE, from the exons ATGGCGGCTCCCGCGGACG GCGCCGACCTGGAGGCCTCGCTGCTGAGCTTCGAGAAGCTGGACCGCGCCTCCCCGGACCTGTGGCCTGAGCAAC TGCCCGGGGTTGCCGAGTTCGCCGCCTCCTTCAAAAGT CCCATTACAAGTTCTCCTCCCAAGTGGATGGCTGAATTAGAAAACGATGATATTGATATGTTGAAGG aGTTGGGGAGCCTCACTACAGCTAATCTGATGGAAAAAGTTCGTGGCCTGCAGAACTTGGCTTATCAGCTGGGACTAGATGAAT
- the LIN52 gene encoding protein lin-52 homolog isoform X2 produces MAAPADGADLEASLLSFEKLDRASPDLWPEQLPGVAEFAASFKSPITSSPPKWMAELENDDIDMLKELGSLTTANLMEKVRGLQNLAYQLGLDESLL; encoded by the exons ATGGCGGCTCCCGCGGACG GCGCCGACCTGGAGGCCTCGCTGCTGAGCTTCGAGAAGCTGGACCGCGCCTCCCCGGACCTGTGGCCTGAGCAAC TGCCCGGGGTTGCCGAGTTCGCCGCCTCCTTCAAAAGT CCCATTACAAGTTCTCCTCCCAAGTGGATGGCTGAATTAGAAAACGATGATATTGATATGTTGAAGG aGTTGGGGAGCCTCACTACAGCTAATCTGATGGAAAAAGTTCGTGGCCTGCAGAACTTGGCTTATCAGCTGGGACTAGATGAAT